CAGCCTGCGCCACCGTGAACGTGTACGTCTTCGAGCTCGAGCTGCCGCCGAAGATCGGGTCGCCATGGTAGCTCGCGTACACGTTGTAGGCCCCACCATTCAGGGCCGTCGCGTTGAAACTCGCTGTCCCGTTCGTGACCGTCGAGTTCAGCACGATCGGCGCCTCGCCCTTGGTCTGCGGTGCCAGCGTCAGCGAAATCTTCCCGCCCGTGGGCGTGTTCCCAGGCGAGCAGGTCGGGTCAAGCGCGGCGACCGTCGCCGTCACCGCTGTGCTTCCCGGATAGCTGACACCCGTTGCCGGATTCAGCGTGATCGTCGTCGATGTCCGGCAGAGGTTGTTCTCCGAGTACGCCTCCAGCGTCGCGCTCGATGTCGGAGCATTCACTGCGTTCGTCGAGAAGCTGAGGCTCCCCTGGCTCAGTCCCGTGTTGGCCGCGGTCACGGTCACACCCAGCGTGCAGGCCGATCCGCTCACCACGGAGGTTGCGCCCGTCGTGTCGCACGGATTCTGTCCATCCGACTGAATCGCGTAGTCGGACGCGTTCGTGCCTGAGAACACCGGCGCCGTTGTCGCGGAGAACAACAGCGGAGCGTTGCCGATGTTGAACACGCTGATGTCCACCGGGTCGCTGGTCGTCGCCGTGTCCACGATGCCGAAGTTGACGGCCGCGTTCGCCAGCATCAGAACGTTGGGTGTCGTGACGTTCGTCGTCACCGGGCCCAGCGGCGTGCCGGTTGTGTTGATCGTCGTCACGTTGTAGGCATCCGCCGTCACATAGAGGTTGCCAAGCGCATCCAGGCCCAGGCCCGTCGGCGCGGTCACGCCTGTGTTGTCAATCGGCGAAGCATCGTTCGCGTTCAGCCCCGAGCTCTCCACCGGAATCCGGATAATCCCGCCGGTCTGTGCGACGTACACCGAGCCCGAAGGATCAACTACAAGTCCGGTCACCGGCGCCGACAAACTGCTCGTGATCGAGGTCTGTCCGCCCCATACATTCACTTCGACCAGGTTCGAGCCGTCCGCCACGAACACGTTCCCCGCGTTGTCCACCGCTACAGCCGTCGGCTTCGTAAAGCCGCTGCCAACAGTGCCCAGCCCCTCCATCACGGAGGTCTGCGGATTATAGATACGCACCACGCGGGCATTCGCCGGGTCGGCGGCGTAGACGTTATCCGCGCCATCGACGGCGAGCTGCACATTGGCGCCCAGCCCCGTCGCCACGGTGGTCTGCCCGGCAGGATTCGGCGTCCCTCCGACTGACGGGATTTCGATGACCTTGCCAGAGTCAGCAATATAGATGTCGCCGTTGCCATCGACCGCAACGCCTGTCGGCGCCGTAAGTCCGGTTCCCACCGGAGAGCCGGCAAACGCGGTCGTCGTTCCGGCCGGGAACAACAGCACCGCGTGCTGTCCTGGGTCAGCCACGTAGGCGTTGCCCAGCGAGTCGCCCGCAACCTGCGCCGGTTGCTTGAGGCTCGTCGCAAGCGGCGTCTGCGCCACCGGCGACAACAGCGCCACCGCCGGTCCGACTCCAACGCCCTGCAGGTATGCCGTGCTTCCCGAGATCACATTGCTCGACTTGTCGAGCATCGAGACCTGCCCCTGGTCGTTGCCAACGGAGTTTGTGCCCGAGGGATCCAGCGACACCCAGTACTGGCAGCTCGAATAGGTGCTATAAGCGGTGCCGGCAGTGCATGGCACGGCTGGTGTCGTTCCAGTCGGCGGTGGATTCGGGTTCGTGCTGGAGGCGATAAAGTCTCCGCCGCCATTCGGCTGCGTCAGCACGATGCTGCCCGGCGTCACGGGCCCGCTGAACGAGAAGAACACAACGCCCGGCGTCCCCGCGGTGCCCACCGGGGTCGAGCCGAGATTCGCCGCTCCCGGTTGCCACACAATGATGTTCCCGGTGCCGGCGATCGGTCCCGAACCCGCCGGCGACCAGTTGCTCGTCGTTCCCGTCGGCAGCCAGAAGAAGCCGCGATAGTCGATGAGAGGATTGGCGTTGATCGCCACCGGCGCGAGGTACTCGGCGTGTTCGAAGTTGAAGCTTGTCGCCGTGACACCGACCGGGCTTCCGCTCTCATTCGGAATCATCAGCAATCCACTCCGCGTGCCTCCATAACTGTCGGTCGCGTCACCGACGTAAATATTCCCCGCCGCGTCATGCGTAAGGCCGTTGAACTTCTCCGTATTGCCTGGATCGATGCGCTGCAGTGAGGACTCAGTGCCCGAGATGCACGCGGTATCCGGCGTGGACGTGCCCGCCTTCATCGCCGAAACGCAGCTCGCAATCGTCGCTGCCGGAATAAAGTAAACGCCCGTGCTGCGGTTCGCAGAGCCGACGTACGGATTCTCAATGAAATAAAGATTGCCGTTGACGTCCACGTCCATCGGCATGATCTTCGCCGCCAGTCCCGTCAGCAGATATTGATATTCGGGCAGGCCGGACTTCGCACCGGACGGAAAATTTGTAACCGTCCCGTCGCTATTCACCGGTATGACCAGCAGCGCGCTCGATGTCTCTTCAGAAACAAACAATAGCCCGCTGCCATCCTTCGCGGGGCTGTCATAGAACGCAACGCCCACCGTTCCCGAGCCGCCGAATCCGGCTGCAATCTGCGGCTCCCAGTTGTCCGTGGTCGCCGAAAAATCCCACGTCCCGTCCGCCGGGTTATAGGGCACGCGGTAGATGTGCTGGCTGCCGCTGTAGCGGTCTGTAATATAGAGCGTCCCTTTGGCATCCATCGCCATGCCCTCGTTCCAGTACGTGCCCGAGGAGTCGATGTTGTTAGCGACAACCTGCAACGTCGTCGCGCCCTTCTTCAACTGATACAGCGAGCCATAACCGCCGCCGCCGCACACATCGAGAAACACCGTGTCTCCGTTGGGCGCGTTGATCGCCTTGTAGATCTGGCAGGGAGCAGGCAGATTCAGCGGGAACGGAATCACCGATCCGGTCGAGACCAGGTTCTTCTGCGCGTTGCCCGCGCCGCTGAAAGACAACATTCCGAGCGCAATCACTAACCCGGAGCGCACCAGCCCCCGGAGATTCGCTGCTGTCTCGATGGCCATAAGACCCCTCCAAAATCTGAATCAATCCCATGCGTTCGGCTGCTGGCCTCTCGCATTCTTTCGGCCGCTTGCAGCCGGCCGGAGCCACAACTTAGAACGTGAACTTGGCTCCCAGTTCCATCAGCCTTGATCCGTACTTGATATTCGCGATGCCGAAATCCGGAGCTCTGAGTTGCGTCGGCGTAAGTGGCTGCCCCGCGACGGCAAAGTTCAGGTTGCCCATATTCAAATTCGTGTTGTCGTTGTTGTTGAACGAGGTCAGCGGATGATTAAGGAAGTTGAACGCAGACGCATGCAACTGCAGGGTCCTTCCCTCAATACCGAAATTCTTATAAAGCGAAAGATTGTGGTTCTGATATGCCGGCCCGTGTATATACGGCAGCCGGTAGGCTCCCTGCCCTGTCGGGTTCGTCGTCACTCCCGCAAAGGGTCCGGTCGTCGGCCCTCCCGGCATCGGCACGCCAAAGCAGAGCGGGTTAATGTACTGTTTGCTCTTTCCTCCGGTTGCCGGATTACAGTTCAGCGTCGGCATCAACTGGTAGTCCGGTGTTCCCAGCCATGTGGTCGGATCCATGTTGGTCACGCAGAACTGGTTGCCGTTCTTGTCTCGCGGGATGTTGTACTCGTTCTCACACACCTGCTGGTAGGAGGTGGAGACCGCCTGCTGCTTCGTAGCCACCTGCACGACCTGCAGCGATCCATATCCAAAGCCAAAGTTCTGGCCCTGCGCCGATGGCAGATCGACACCGCTCTGCCAGCTTGAAATACCGGAAATCAACCAGCCGTTCGCCACTTCCTTCATCAGGGTGCTGTCGCCCTTGTAACGCTTGCCAAGATCCACCTGGTAATGCGCGTTGACGACATGCGTGCGATCGTAGGGTGCCGGGTTGTAGTCGTTGCGCAGGTTCACTGGATCGACAATCTGGTTGTTGTAAGAGGCCGCCGTCGCCAGCGTCTTCGAGAACGTGTAGTTCACCCCGAACGTCACCAGCCCGGTGGATTTGTTCCAGCTCGTCTGCAGGCCGTTGTAGTTGCCGTAGAAGTTATGGTTCAGCATGTAGATGTGCTGATAGAACGGGTACGGACGGAACCAGTCCTGTCCCGCCGTCGTCAGCGAACCGATACTGACCGCACTCAGCTTTCCAGGAAGGTTGCAGAGGCAGAAGCCGTTCGTCGTCTGGTCGCCGAACATGTACCCGCCCGGAATCAGGTTCAGATCGGAGGCCTCGTTATACGAACTGCCCTGGTTGAACGAGCTGAGATGCTGCATCTTCGTGCCGACATACGCAACCTCAACCAGCGAGTTCGCGAAAGCTCCCCTTAGGTGGGTCGTATTGATCCGTTGGGAGATCGTGCCGTTGTACTGATAAATGATCGGCCGCTCTGTGTCGGTCGTGGAGACGACATCGATGTTGAAGTCCGAAGGATTGACCGGCGACTGCTCATCCACACCGTCAAAGTTCCACTGCTGCTGCAGGTAGGTTGTTTTGAAGCCCTGCGCGGTGGCTGCGGCGGCAGCATACGGTGCGAACTCCTCCTGATGCCGGTACTCGCCCCATCCACCATGCAGCACGGTGTTCCCGTGGCCGAATATGTCCCATGCCATGCCGACACGCGGCGAGAAGTAGATGGACTGCGGGCTGTTGACCGAGTTCGAGATGGAGCTCTGCGTTCCGTGCCACACGATGCCCGGATAGTCTGTCGTCGCCTGGCACGAAACCGGCGATCCAATCGCTTCGGTGCACTGCTGCTTGTAAAGCGAGGGCGAGAAGGTCGCGAGCCCGTTGTTATGCTTGTCCGTCCATGGGCCGAGATGCTCAATGCGTGCGCCGAGCATCACTGTGAACTCGTGCAACGCCTTGGCGTGAATCTTCCACTGGTCGTTCACAAAACCGGCCACGGTGTTGTACTGCATGTCCGCGATCGGCGTGAAGTTTGTCTGCGTGAAGCTGTCCGGTGTGCCCAGGTACATCATCGCCACCGGGTTAATACAGGAACCGAGATACGCTGCGCCCGAGAGCCGGCTCGTTCCCGTCGTCTGCGGGTTCTGGCAGGCGATGAACTGCGCGTTCGTGAAGGGCGCCTGCGGATTGCTGTTGTATTCGTAGAAGGAGTTCCCGGGGTTGAAGGTGTACATGCCCTGCGGATAGCCGCCGACCGCGGTTCCGTTGATGATTCCCTTCTCCGCGTACACGCCGAACTGGAAGAAGTGCGCGCCCTTGGTCCAGCTCAGAACCTCCTGCACATCCGGCACGACCTTCTTCAGATGAATCTGGTTGTTGTAGAAGCCGCCGGGCATCAGCAGGTTCGGATACCCCAGATTGCTGTAATCCTGCAGCGCAGGCACGGAGTAGTCGCCCGCATTCTTGTACTCACCCAGGTAGTTGAAGTTGCCATTGCCGCCGTTGTACGAATTCATGCTGAACCGCGACACCGCAGCCGGATTCCCCATGTTGCCGGGCTGGCTGTAAAACGAGATCGCAGCTTCCACCTCGTTGGTCACCGAGCTGCTGAACGTGTGCGTATACGTGAGCGACGCAATATTCGAGATGTCTCCGGTAGTGATGCCGCCCGGATAGAGCACCGAATTGCTGGGAATGTAATTCAGGTTGACCGGCTGGTCCGTGATCTGCGATTGCCGTCCGTAGGCCGCATACACGCTGTTACGATCGTTGATCGCGTAATCCACGCGCGCGTGAAGAATATCGCCGTTCTGATTCACCACGACCGGTTGAATGTAGTTGTAGCCGGACACATTATGGAAGGGGTCCGCGTTCGGGAGAGGCAGCCAGTTCACCAGAGCCACGCCACCCGCGTTCGCAAACGGCTTCACATTGCCGTCCGCCACCATGTTCCCGTTCGCAAGATAATTCTCCGCGTAGCACATCGGCTGAATCGCATTCGGATTCAGCAGCCCATCGGGCCGCGCTCCGCAGAGCTGCGCATTCAGGTTCGCCACGCTGAAGTCACCCGTGCGCTCGGCCAGCGTCGGCACCCATGAATCCAGCGTCGTCGGCGAGAACTTCTGGTTCAGATACTCCAGCCCGAAGAAGAAGAACAGCTTATTGTTGCTTCGTCCGAATCTCGTGCCCGGAATCCACAGCGGCCCGCCGATCGTTCCACCCGGATAGTAGTAGCTTCCATCCGGCCGCGTCTGCTGCAGGTAATTGTTGTCCCAGTCGTTGGAGTTCATCGCCGTGTTGCGGGCATAGAAGTACAGCTCACCGTGGTACGTCGATGTGCCATGCTTCGTCGTCGCGTTGAAGATCGAAGGCCCCTGCGCGTTCACCGCGCTGAACGTCGAGGTCGAAACCTTGGCGCTCTCGATCATGTCCGCGTTCACCGTCTGCACGGTGTTGGTGCGCGATCCGATGTCGGTCAGCGAAACTCCGTCCAGCACCGTCGCCAGGCCCGTCGGTCCCGCGCCGTTGGAGGAGTACCCACCCGTGATGTTGTTATTAATTCCCACCGCCGCCGTGTTCGCCGACGTCTGGTTATTCACGCCCGGGCTGATCACCGAAAACCCTGGCAGCGTCTCAATCAGCTCCGTCGCATCGCGGCCCACGATCGCCAGCGTTTCCAAATCCTTCGACGTAATTACATCGCTGCGCTCCGGCGTGTCCAGCGGCTTCACCGCCTGGCTCTCCGTCGCTTCCACCGTCACCTCAGCCGTGGCCTCGCCAATCTGCAGCTTGATATCGCTGAACGCGATGCGGTCACCCGGGCGCACGGGAAACGGCTTCGACTCCCACGCCTTGAACCCCTGCATCGATACCTTCACCTGGTACCGCACATCCGACGGCACCGACGGAATCGTGAACTCGCCCGTGCCATTGCTCACCGTCCTGCGCTCGGTCTTATTCGAGAGATTCATCAAAACGACACTCGCGTGAGGAATCGCCGCGCCCGTCGAGTCCTGCACAATGCCCGACACGCTTCCGGTCGTCTCCTGCGCCATCACGGGCGATTGCCACAACAGCAGCCCCGCGACCAACAGCATCACCAGTGCGGCTGCCGGCCTGATCCTGGGAAATGACCTCATCGCTACAACCTCCCGTTGGTTTCCTTCCGTTTGACCCGGCTGCACTCCGCCCCACACGAGCGCCTCTCGCAGCCTCTTCTGCCGGTTCATTAATCTGTCCGTTTGCTGTGCCCTTCGCTCGACGGCGCCCACGACATCCATCGATTCCACCCCGTCCAAACCGTCAATTTCGCACCAACGCGCCGCGGGGCCGCAACGCTGCCTATCTCTCGTCCAGAGCTCCACCGGTGTCGTTATCATGAAGGCACCAGCCTTGATATAGAAGCGCCCTGTGACTGTCAAGAAAAATTCCGCTGTGTGCGCTAAAAAATCGATTCAGGCCCACATGCTCGCAATTCTTCCCATTGTTTGAATCGACAACACTTCCCGCCCGCGTCGCCGACGCAGCATCACTCTCTTACGCCCTGAGATATTTTTCCTGCCCACAAAACACGTGAGCGTTCCGCCCTCCGGTTACACTCTCATCCCATCGCGTCCGCGTGGTAGGGTTATCACCGTCCACAACCTCAGCCAAAGGCCACCAACCGAACGAGAGGCTCGATGAAGCTGGAACGCTCTGCTCCCCATTGCTCTGCTCTGCTACCCTGCTTTCTTTTCGTCTCGCTCGCCTGCTCCGCCATCGCCCAGTCCGCTCCCGCGACTCCCGCCTATGGCCCGTACAACGTGCGCTCCATCGCTGGCGGAATTGGGGTTACGAAGCAATTGGCCGCGCACGATCCTCTCGCGCTCTCCGGGTCAGGCTGGTCCCTCGCGCTCTGGGTAAAGCCCGACACCGCTAACGAAACCGCGCTGCTCGCCGGCGTCGGCCAGCCTCTCGAAACTTTCCCTCGCTTCCTTGCTCTGCGCTCCGGAAAACCCACATTCTGGGCCGGTTCGGCCGGGATCCCCGGCCAGCTTGCTGGCGAGAGTGGGCAGAACACACTCGAATCCTCCACCACGCTCGCTCCCAACTCCTGGCACTCCATCGCCGTCTACACCGACGGCGCGGACACGCATCTCCTCGTCGACGGCCACGACGTCGCGCACGCCCCGATGCCCATCGGTCCCGCCACTCCCGAACTGCAGATCGCTCCCGTCGTTACACCCTCCTCCGAGTTCCATCACTTCAGCGGTCTGCTCGCATTCGTAAACCTCGCGCGCGATCTCACACCCGCGGACCGCGAGCAACTCGCTCACCCGCCCACTGATCTCGACAACCTCGCCTTCGACGACGCCTCGAAACCCTGGCCCGTGCAAACTCGCCAATGGATCGGCTACCGCAGTCCGCAGGATCCTGCCACACTCCCGCGCAGCGCCGCTCCTCCGCAGAAGCCTGTCGCGCAACCCGTTCCCCATCTCACCGACACGTTCTCCGACGACAACCGCACCCTCACACTTCGCGCAAATTGGCGAATGGCCGAGGATTCAAACGATTTACCTAATCCCCCGCGTATCTCCGCACCTGGCTTCGACGACTCGCACTGGTACGCCGCCGTCGTTCCCGGCACCGTCCTCACCACGCTCGTCGCGCGTGGCGTCTACCCCGACCCCGATTTCGGCCTCAACAACATGGCCATCCCGGAATCGCTCGCGCACAAACGCTTCTGGTTCCGCACGCATTTCACCGCGCCGCCCTCAACGCTGCACGGCCATCCCACGATTAACTTCAACGGCATCAACTATCGCGCGCAAATCTTCCTCAACGGCCACGCGCTCGGCCGCATCGACGGCGCTTTCACTCGCGGCCGCTTCGATGTCGCCGGCCTGCTCACACCCGGCGACAACGTGCTCGCCGTGCTCATCTCGCCGCCTGACCATCCCGGCATCCCGCACGAGCAGTCGCTCGCCGACGGCCCCGGCCAAAACGGCGGCCTCATGACCATCGACGGTCCCACCTTCGCCGACACCGAGGGCTGGGATTGGATCCCCGCCATCCGCGACCGCGACATGGGCATCTGGCAGGACGTCACGCTCTCCGCGCAAGGCCCCGTCTCGCTCGACACGCCCCAGATCGTCACCACACTCCCACTCCCCGACACCTCGCGCGCCGCCATCACGCTCCGCGTCCCACTGCACAACGCCACTGCCGAA
This Acidobacteriaceae bacterium DNA region includes the following protein-coding sequences:
- a CDS encoding Ig-like domain repeat protein; this translates as MAIETAANLRGLVRSGLVIALGMLSFSGAGNAQKNLVSTGSVIPFPLNLPAPCQIYKAINAPNGDTVFLDVCGGGGYGSLYQLKKGATTLQVVANNIDSSGTYWNEGMAMDAKGTLYITDRYSGSQHIYRVPYNPADGTWDFSATTDNWEPQIAAGFGGSGTVGVAFYDSPAKDGSGLLFVSEETSSALLVIPVNSDGTVTNFPSGAKSGLPEYQYLLTGLAAKIMPMDVDVNGNLYFIENPYVGSANRSTGVYFIPAATIASCVSAMKAGTSTPDTACISGTESSLQRIDPGNTEKFNGLTHDAAGNIYVGDATDSYGGTRSGLLMIPNESGSPVGVTATSFNFEHAEYLAPVAINANPLIDYRGFFWLPTGTTSNWSPAGSGPIAGTGNIIVWQPGAANLGSTPVGTAGTPGVVFFSFSGPVTPGSIVLTQPNGGGDFIASSTNPNPPPTGTTPAVPCTAGTAYSTYSSCQYWVSLDPSGTNSVGNDQGQVSMLDKSSNVISGSTAYLQGVGVGPAVALLSPVAQTPLATSLKQPAQVAGDSLGNAYVADPGQHAVLLFPAGTTTAFAGSPVGTGLTAPTGVAVDGNGDIYIADSGKVIEIPSVGGTPNPAGQTTVATGLGANVQLAVDGADNVYAADPANARVVRIYNPQTSVMEGLGTVGSGFTKPTAVAVDNAGNVFVADGSNLVEVNVWGGQTSITSSLSAPVTGLVVDPSGSVYVAQTGGIIRIPVESSGLNANDASPIDNTGVTAPTGLGLDALGNLYVTADAYNVTTINTTGTPLGPVTTNVTTPNVLMLANAAVNFGIVDTATTSDPVDISVFNIGNAPLLFSATTAPVFSGTNASDYAIQSDGQNPCDTTGATSVVSGSACTLGVTVTAANTGLSQGSLSFSTNAVNAPTSSATLEAYSENNLCRTSTTITLNPATGVSYPGSTAVTATVAALDPTCSPGNTPTGGKISLTLAPQTKGEAPIVLNSTVTNGTASFNATALNGGAYNVYASYHGDPIFGGSSSSKTYTFTVAQAASTATLSTPAGITATNGVYYVKQGSSTVLTATVTSKLGSPTGTVTFMNGSTVLGTAALNASGTATFNTSNLAQGPSTSQLGQVYNITAVYSGDLNFAKATSAVSAIEIIPPSALITANPASVTTKAGVPVQSTLTITPLEGYGPKLGATLYCDNSTLPQYAECTFDVPTLDFGDDLTGAPLSSHVTISSNLPVNVGTLHHDPLRKGPSPIEYAGLFGLGMLGLALRKKTRLNAKLLSAICVLLLGGSIAGLSGCTNSGYTHTPASPQVTTPSGTYQVSIYTIDLTTNQRSSLPFTLTVTIQ
- a CDS encoding carboxypeptidase regulatory-like domain-containing protein; this translates as MRSFPRIRPAAALVMLLVAGLLLWQSPVMAQETTGSVSGIVQDSTGAAIPHASVVLMNLSNKTERRTVSNGTGEFTIPSVPSDVRYQVKVSMQGFKAWESKPFPVRPGDRIAFSDIKLQIGEATAEVTVEATESQAVKPLDTPERSDVITSKDLETLAIVGRDATELIETLPGFSVISPGVNNQTSANTAAVGINNNITGGYSSNGAGPTGLATVLDGVSLTDIGSRTNTVQTVNADMIESAKVSTSTFSAVNAQGPSIFNATTKHGTSTYHGELYFYARNTAMNSNDWDNNYLQQTRPDGSYYYPGGTIGGPLWIPGTRFGRSNNKLFFFFGLEYLNQKFSPTTLDSWVPTLAERTGDFSVANLNAQLCGARPDGLLNPNAIQPMCYAENYLANGNMVADGNVKPFANAGGVALVNWLPLPNADPFHNVSGYNYIQPVVVNQNGDILHARVDYAINDRNSVYAAYGRQSQITDQPVNLNYIPSNSVLYPGGITTGDISNIASLTYTHTFSSSVTNEVEAAISFYSQPGNMGNPAAVSRFSMNSYNGGNGNFNYLGEYKNAGDYSVPALQDYSNLGYPNLLMPGGFYNNQIHLKKVVPDVQEVLSWTKGAHFFQFGVYAEKGIINGTAVGGYPQGMYTFNPGNSFYEYNSNPQAPFTNAQFIACQNPQTTGTSRLSGAAYLGSCINPVAMMYLGTPDSFTQTNFTPIADMQYNTVAGFVNDQWKIHAKALHEFTVMLGARIEHLGPWTDKHNNGLATFSPSLYKQQCTEAIGSPVSCQATTDYPGIVWHGTQSSISNSVNSPQSIYFSPRVGMAWDIFGHGNTVLHGGWGEYRHQEEFAPYAAAAATAQGFKTTYLQQQWNFDGVDEQSPVNPSDFNIDVVSTTDTERPIIYQYNGTISQRINTTHLRGAFANSLVEVAYVGTKMQHLSSFNQGSSYNEASDLNLIPGGYMFGDQTTNGFCLCNLPGKLSAVSIGSLTTAGQDWFRPYPFYQHIYMLNHNFYGNYNGLQTSWNKSTGLVTFGVNYTFSKTLATAASYNNQIVDPVNLRNDYNPAPYDRTHVVNAHYQVDLGKRYKGDSTLMKEVANGWLISGISSWQSGVDLPSAQGQNFGFGYGSLQVVQVATKQQAVSTSYQQVCENEYNIPRDKNGNQFCVTNMDPTTWLGTPDYQLMPTLNCNPATGGKSKQYINPLCFGVPMPGGPTTGPFAGVTTNPTGQGAYRLPYIHGPAYQNHNLSLYKNFGIEGRTLQLHASAFNFLNHPLTSFNNNDNTNLNMGNLNFAVAGQPLTPTQLRAPDFGIANIKYGSRLMELGAKFTF